One part of the Actinotignum schaalii genome encodes these proteins:
- a CDS encoding class I adenylate-forming enzyme family protein — protein MSSVPVTNVAYLLDRTAFANPDRTCLLYDATTLTVGEARDTTSSLAQLFVQAGVSHGDRVMIVAHNSPYHYLVAVACARIGAVFVPVDARLHPVEIQRLVDFAAPRVLIACAEIGTAGAFTSTGTLIHFVIDDDVLAPPFTPALTNGYIALSAATGSFTADFVADGTAGNPAFNTEGYPSGVAVMMFRPAPPEAPRALELTHDNLWWADRIFHDALGYGRDDIFLHSARCSSIAGFNGGTLFHFARGGRIVIARTPSPAGLLHLIEEHRVTTMFGTPTTYSFMLDDDTFLTRDLSSLRYSFVGGAAVPPALMGRLDAAGLHPLNIWGSVETGGVGPYLPTARVAHKAETVGRAMPHVEIRLVEPGTDTPVAPGDIGEMQLRGPSISAGYWHGDNYQRSSFVGEWFCSQDHARVDADGYITLVARVTDTIKTGGDTVHPEEIERVLHQYPGVRAALVTGVPDPVWGQVVGAAIVMDSHESSPEDFATPDPATGGFAVVPQSLPVPSLDQLRAFAAQALASFKLPRLLVVLDELPVDDDGKVSRARLRDLFGHGTAASTAL, from the coding sequence ATGAGTAGCGTCCCCGTCACGAACGTTGCCTATCTGCTTGATCGCACCGCTTTCGCCAACCCGGATCGCACCTGCCTTTTGTATGATGCCACCACCCTGACGGTCGGCGAAGCGCGCGATACCACCTCCAGCCTCGCCCAGCTATTCGTCCAGGCCGGCGTCTCTCACGGGGACCGCGTCATGATCGTGGCCCATAACTCTCCCTACCACTATTTGGTTGCGGTGGCGTGCGCCCGCATCGGTGCGGTTTTCGTTCCGGTGGACGCCCGCCTCCACCCGGTGGAAATACAACGCCTCGTCGATTTTGCGGCACCGCGCGTCCTCATCGCGTGCGCGGAAATAGGCACCGCCGGCGCCTTCACCTCCACCGGCACCCTCATTCATTTTGTTATCGACGACGACGTCCTCGCGCCACCCTTCACTCCCGCCCTCACCAACGGCTATATTGCCCTGAGCGCAGCAACCGGGAGTTTCACCGCTGATTTCGTCGCCGATGGCACCGCCGGGAATCCCGCCTTTAATACCGAGGGCTACCCGAGCGGAGTAGCCGTGATGATGTTCCGGCCCGCGCCCCCGGAAGCACCCCGGGCTCTCGAACTCACTCACGATAATCTGTGGTGGGCGGATCGCATTTTCCACGATGCGCTGGGCTATGGGCGTGATGACATTTTCTTACACAGCGCGCGATGTTCCTCTATTGCCGGCTTCAACGGCGGCACCCTCTTCCACTTCGCGCGCGGGGGCCGCATTGTTATTGCGCGCACTCCCTCCCCGGCCGGCCTGCTGCACCTCATTGAAGAACACCGGGTCACCACCATGTTCGGCACCCCCACCACCTATTCTTTTATGCTCGACGACGACACCTTCCTCACCCGGGACCTTTCCAGTCTCCGGTACTCCTTCGTGGGCGGAGCGGCGGTCCCGCCCGCTCTCATGGGGCGCCTGGATGCGGCGGGTCTCCATCCTCTTAATATATGGGGGTCTGTGGAAACGGGCGGCGTCGGCCCCTATCTTCCCACCGCGCGGGTGGCGCACAAAGCTGAAACGGTGGGGCGCGCTATGCCCCACGTTGAGATTCGCCTGGTAGAGCCAGGTACCGATACCCCGGTGGCGCCCGGGGACATCGGAGAAATGCAGCTGCGCGGACCGAGCATTTCGGCCGGATACTGGCACGGGGATAATTACCAGCGTTCCTCCTTCGTGGGGGAATGGTTCTGCTCTCAGGACCACGCGCGGGTGGATGCGGACGGATATATCACCCTGGTTGCCCGGGTCACCGATACCATCAAAACCGGGGGAGATACCGTTCACCCCGAAGAAATTGAGCGGGTGCTCCACCAGTACCCGGGGGTGCGAGCCGCCCTCGTGACGGGCGTGCCCGATCCGGTGTGGGGCCAGGTGGTGGGTGCCGCCATCGTCATGGATTCCCACGAGTCCAGCCCCGAAGATTTCGCCACCCCGGATCCGGCCACCGGCGGTTTCGCGGTGGTGCCCCAAAGTCTGCCCGTGCCCAGCCTCGATCAGCTGAGGGCTTTTGCCGCCCAGGCGCTCGCTTCTTTCAAGCTCCCGCGCCTGCTCGTGGTTCTCGATGAGCTTCCGGTGGACGATGACGGGAAAGTATCCCGGGCGCGGCTGCGCGACCTCTTCGGGCACGGTACCGCGGCTTCGACAGCCCTCTAA
- a CDS encoding ABC transporter permease, whose protein sequence is MYKFIAKRIGISVLILWAASLLIFVLTINSGDPLEDLRESNNPNRENLMQQRSSFMGLDLPWYERYWTWLTGAAKCFIGQCDLGVNRSGQSVNDMLGQAASATLRLVLAATFLAIFFGIFFGVMSAIRRYTGFDYVVTFLAFTFYSLPAFVFAVLLKEYGAIRFNDWLADPTISLVTIVIFAGIFALFVQALVAGGPKRRAMAAGISFAIAFGVMEYISVTRAFLEPTGGLWIEALMGLAGTVLFTGLFLGFSNKRGFAVVGANAAIMFVIVAACSNMLWEPTWGFLFLILALGIAASVGVSYFFGGYARRSVTWASIWAVFSVWIAIIFDFAARYWSTYLPLTQNRPISTIGSMTPNFQGSHVFWLSFLDSFTHLLLPTISLTLMSIASYTRYTRSSMLEVLGQDYIRTARAKGLPEHTVITRHAFRNAMLPLLTIIAFDFAGLIGGAVITETVFGWKGMGELFRTGLAQVDPAPVMAFFLVTGGAAVLMNMVADIMYAYVDPRIRR, encoded by the coding sequence GTGTATAAATTCATCGCCAAACGAATTGGCATCTCAGTACTTATCCTCTGGGCCGCGTCGCTCCTTATCTTCGTTCTTACGATTAATTCGGGCGACCCCCTCGAGGACCTTCGCGAATCCAATAACCCGAATCGCGAAAACCTCATGCAGCAGCGCTCTTCCTTCATGGGCCTCGACCTGCCCTGGTACGAGCGCTATTGGACTTGGCTGACCGGAGCGGCAAAATGCTTCATCGGCCAGTGCGACCTGGGCGTCAATCGTTCCGGACAGTCTGTTAATGACATGCTCGGTCAGGCCGCTTCCGCCACCTTGCGCCTCGTGCTGGCGGCCACCTTCCTCGCGATCTTCTTCGGAATCTTCTTCGGTGTTATGAGCGCTATCCGCCGCTACACCGGTTTCGATTACGTCGTGACCTTCCTCGCCTTCACCTTCTACTCACTGCCCGCCTTCGTCTTCGCGGTGCTCCTGAAGGAATACGGCGCTATTCGCTTTAATGACTGGCTGGCAGATCCAACAATCTCACTGGTTACTATCGTCATATTTGCCGGTATTTTTGCACTCTTTGTGCAGGCCCTCGTGGCCGGCGGCCCGAAGCGGCGTGCCATGGCCGCGGGTATCAGCTTCGCTATCGCTTTCGGCGTCATGGAATACATTTCCGTGACCCGTGCCTTCCTGGAACCCACCGGCGGGCTGTGGATCGAAGCCCTCATGGGCCTGGCCGGCACGGTGCTCTTCACCGGGCTGTTCCTCGGCTTCTCCAATAAGCGCGGCTTCGCCGTGGTGGGCGCCAATGCCGCGATTATGTTCGTCATCGTGGCGGCCTGCTCGAATATGCTCTGGGAGCCCACGTGGGGCTTCCTCTTCCTGATCCTGGCTCTTGGGATTGCCGCCTCCGTGGGCGTGTCCTACTTCTTCGGTGGCTACGCCCGCCGTTCGGTCACCTGGGCCTCGATCTGGGCCGTGTTCTCAGTGTGGATCGCGATTATCTTCGATTTCGCCGCCCGCTACTGGTCCACCTACCTGCCGCTCACCCAGAACCGCCCGATTTCCACCATCGGTTCGATGACTCCGAATTTCCAGGGCAGCCACGTCTTCTGGCTCAGCTTCCTGGATTCCTTCACCCACCTCCTGCTGCCGACGATCTCGCTGACGCTCATGTCCATCGCGTCCTATACGCGCTATACGCGCTCGTCCATGCTGGAAGTGCTCGGTCAGGATTACATCCGTACCGCGCGGGCCAAGGGCCTGCCCGAACACACGGTTATCACCCGGCACGCTTTCCGTAACGCCATGCTGCCGCTGCTCACCATTATCGCTTTCGATTTCGCGGGCCTCATTGGCGGCGCGGTTATTACCGAAACGGTCTTCGGCTGGAAGGGCATGGGTGAACTCTTCCGAACCGGCCTGGCCCAGGTAGACCCGGCCCCCGTCATGGCCTTCTTCCTGGTCACCGGCGGAGCCGCGGTGCTCATGAATATGGTCGCGGACATCATGTACGCCTACGTCGATCCTCGGATTAGGCGGTAA
- a CDS encoding ABC transporter permease — translation MSENRSKTTVASLDPEHVVEVDDAQLASSSPSYSQGRLVLRRFLRHKPAMVSAVVLILVTLVAFLSIGWNMSFFGLHWHFSGLWRHNYTDVLEVVNNGKPTLTWTSLGEHPFGQDNIGKDYFALTMKGTQISIIIAFVVGLVSTIIGTVIGAAAGYFRGWTEAILMRITDLFIVIPLLILAAVIGKMVGSQGILFLAVMLGVLSWTGLARLVRGEVLSLREREFVASARALGASPWRIIFRHILPNCLGTIIVSATLSISSAILLETSLSFLGFGVRPPATSLGLLISTYQTTFSTRPWLFFAPAGLILIIALSINFIGDGLRDAFDPRQRSAVSRRKMKALAEGHIENDVEADLMPVTTAATTATGGEHAAPASDATERKGE, via the coding sequence ATGAGTGAGAATCGCTCGAAAACAACCGTCGCGTCGCTCGACCCGGAACACGTTGTTGAGGTCGACGACGCTCAGCTCGCTTCCTCCAGCCCCTCCTATTCCCAGGGGCGCCTGGTGCTGCGCCGCTTCCTGCGGCATAAGCCCGCGATGGTATCCGCCGTCGTTCTTATTCTTGTGACGCTGGTGGCCTTCCTGTCCATTGGCTGGAATATGAGCTTCTTTGGGCTGCACTGGCATTTCTCCGGTTTGTGGCGCCACAATTACACGGATGTCCTGGAAGTCGTCAATAACGGCAAACCGACCCTGACCTGGACCTCGCTGGGCGAACACCCCTTCGGTCAGGACAATATCGGTAAGGACTACTTCGCCCTCACCATGAAGGGCACCCAGATTTCTATTATTATCGCTTTCGTCGTCGGCCTGGTGTCCACCATTATCGGTACGGTTATCGGCGCGGCCGCCGGTTACTTCCGCGGCTGGACCGAAGCGATCCTCATGCGTATCACCGACCTCTTCATCGTGATCCCGCTGCTCATCCTCGCCGCGGTTATCGGCAAGATGGTGGGAAGCCAGGGCATTTTGTTCCTCGCGGTTATGCTGGGTGTGCTCTCCTGGACGGGTCTGGCGCGTCTGGTGCGCGGCGAAGTGCTTTCCCTGCGCGAACGCGAATTCGTGGCCTCGGCCCGCGCGCTGGGAGCCTCCCCGTGGCGTATTATTTTCCGCCACATCCTCCCGAACTGCCTGGGCACGATTATTGTTTCGGCAACCCTGTCGATTTCTTCGGCCATTCTGCTGGAAACGTCGCTGTCCTTCCTCGGTTTCGGGGTGCGCCCGCCGGCAACTTCGCTCGGCCTGCTTATTTCTACCTACCAGACCACGTTCTCGACCCGCCCGTGGCTCTTCTTCGCCCCGGCCGGTCTGATCCTCATCATCGCGCTGTCCATTAACTTCATTGGTGACGGCCTGCGTGATGCCTTCGATCCGCGCCAGCGTTCTGCGGTCTCGCGCCGCAAGATGAAGGCCCTTGCGGAAGGACATATTGAGAACGACGTCGAAGCTGATCTCATGCCGGTGACCACCGCGGCCACCACCGCGACGGGTGGCGAGCACGCCGCTCCCGCATCGGACGCCACCGAAAGGAAGGGCGAATAA
- a CDS encoding M18 family aminopeptidase, whose product MSEFAEFTPDAAQGDTALAGTAPADPAQAQGSTAADRHARGYAQFIAASPSSYHAAAQLAQILEAHGFTEQRETEAWEARGARYVRRGGALIAWVSPRGAGNGELAPFRILGAHTDSPTLKLKPAGTSRHGGYNQVDMEVYGGPLLNSWLNRDLGLAGRITDMDGREYLVRTPACMVIPQLAPHLISGNRDTLSLDRQQHLHPILTGARGEACCAAGAEAEADSSLGTDSDLFETLARYAKPGLEGREAPGAEWIGWHDIYAYDVEPPRRNGMYLSAGRQDNLSSVYAGLRALLDGVAAAGHAAGDARQTAENGVELPYFPVFAAFDHEEVGSGTTSGASGPFLETVLARITESFGVRGDSWYRLLARSACMSADAGHALNPNYAEFYDPDSAPRAGAGPLIKMNAQQRYASDAESVTLALRAASDAGAAYQFFISRNSIPCGTTIGPLTATRLGITTVDVGVPLLSMHSARELSHVEDLYQLRRLIRGFLFGQGAATLPDADLADIADPADLTDTGGGAGSSAESERNE is encoded by the coding sequence ATGTCTGAGTTTGCTGAGTTCACGCCCGATGCCGCGCAGGGGGATACCGCACTGGCGGGTACCGCGCCAGCGGATCCGGCGCAGGCGCAGGGGAGCACCGCCGCTGATCGCCACGCCCGCGGATACGCGCAGTTCATCGCGGCATCTCCCTCCTCCTATCACGCGGCGGCGCAGCTAGCTCAGATTCTGGAAGCTCACGGTTTCACCGAGCAGCGGGAAACGGAAGCCTGGGAGGCGCGCGGGGCGCGCTACGTGCGGCGCGGCGGGGCGCTCATCGCCTGGGTGAGCCCGCGGGGCGCGGGGAACGGTGAACTGGCCCCGTTCCGTATCCTCGGTGCCCATACGGATTCGCCCACTCTCAAACTCAAGCCGGCCGGGACTTCTCGTCACGGGGGCTACAACCAGGTGGATATGGAGGTGTACGGCGGGCCGCTGCTCAATTCGTGGCTCAACCGGGACCTCGGCCTGGCCGGGCGCATCACGGATATGGACGGCCGGGAATACCTGGTGCGCACCCCGGCCTGCATGGTAATTCCGCAGCTCGCCCCGCATCTCATTTCCGGCAACCGGGATACCCTGAGCTTGGATCGCCAGCAGCATCTCCACCCGATATTAACCGGGGCGCGCGGGGAAGCCTGCTGCGCGGCGGGCGCGGAAGCCGAGGCGGATTCGAGCCTCGGCACCGATAGCGATCTTTTTGAAACCCTGGCGCGCTACGCGAAGCCGGGGCTGGAGGGTCGGGAAGCACCCGGTGCCGAATGGATCGGCTGGCACGATATTTACGCTTATGATGTTGAGCCGCCGCGGCGCAATGGGATGTACCTATCGGCCGGGCGCCAGGATAATTTGTCCTCCGTATACGCCGGGCTGCGGGCACTCCTTGACGGAGTGGCTGCCGCGGGGCACGCCGCAGGCGATGCGCGGCAGACGGCAGAAAACGGCGTCGAGCTCCCGTACTTCCCCGTTTTCGCCGCCTTTGATCACGAAGAAGTCGGCTCGGGAACCACCAGCGGAGCCAGCGGACCCTTCCTGGAAACTGTGCTGGCCCGCATCACGGAAAGCTTCGGGGTGCGCGGGGATAGCTGGTACCGGTTGCTGGCCCGCTCGGCCTGCATGTCCGCCGATGCTGGCCACGCTCTCAACCCCAATTACGCCGAATTTTACGACCCGGATTCCGCCCCGCGCGCCGGTGCCGGCCCGCTCATCAAAATGAACGCCCAGCAGCGCTACGCCTCCGACGCGGAATCGGTGACCCTCGCCCTGCGCGCGGCCAGCGATGCCGGCGCCGCCTACCAATTCTTCATCTCCCGCAACTCCATCCCCTGCGGAACCACCATCGGCCCGCTCACCGCCACCCGCCTGGGTATCACCACGGTGGATGTGGGCGTGCCCCTCCTGTCCATGCACTCCGCGCGCGAACTCTCCCACGTGGAAGACCTCTACCAGCTGCGCCGCCTCATCCGCGGTTTCCTCTTCGGTCAGGGCGCGGCCACTCTTCCGGACGCGGATCTCGCGGACATCGCGGATCCCGCCGATCTCACGGATACCGGTGGGGGAGCGGGCTCGAGCGCAGAAAGTGAGCGTAATGAGTAG
- a CDS encoding ABC transporter substrate-binding protein has product MKKTAYPLVAGAAALALVMTGCSSNGKGGPTQVEGNVNRTASVTVGADEFLGYNGLTPTTYSSANSLVVDRMMPGFGYYSANGEWKHGTDLGDYELVSENPLTVKYTYNDEAKYQGGELITCEDAYLDWVSQNPKWIMDGQAAAGSDEPLFNHVSSPDTYADGVPEGPQCNAGDRSFTITYAEPNPDWQLVVSGQLPSHVVAKKIGMSKKELFEALKNKDFETAKKAAEFWNNWNSPTPGQLPSAEDAPSFGPYTLKEGGWEAGQYITMVPNPDWWGEKPGLDELVIRFIPPEGQVQALANQNVNVIEPQATKDTLDALNGTQGVTVLEGNTMIWEHFDFNFKPGSIFANDKGGLALRQAMAYCIPRQQIVDSLIKPLNANAEVLNSREYFPDNPEYKEVVAASYNGEYDKVDIEKAKAKVAESGIANPVVRIGYNQPNQRRSDEVALVTSSCAQAGITVQDVGAQGFMAPGGGYESGDFDMVLFAWSGSGQIVSGANIYKSNGGQNQTGYNNATVDTEWDKVSSSLDPKVQKEAKKVIEKELWNDLFGIPLFTHPGIAAYTTGMENVERNVTQSGIAWNAEKWSWGSAPAKAE; this is encoded by the coding sequence GTGAAGAAGACCGCTTATCCCTTGGTGGCCGGAGCAGCCGCGCTTGCTCTGGTCATGACTGGTTGTTCCTCCAACGGCAAGGGTGGCCCCACCCAGGTCGAAGGAAATGTCAACCGGACCGCTTCGGTCACCGTCGGTGCCGATGAATTCCTGGGCTACAACGGCTTGACGCCCACTACCTACAGCTCGGCCAACTCCCTTGTTGTTGACCGCATGATGCCCGGCTTCGGCTACTACTCCGCCAATGGCGAGTGGAAGCACGGCACTGATCTCGGTGACTACGAACTGGTTTCCGAGAATCCCCTCACCGTGAAGTACACCTACAACGATGAGGCCAAGTACCAGGGTGGCGAACTTATTACCTGTGAAGATGCCTACCTGGACTGGGTTTCCCAGAACCCGAAGTGGATCATGGATGGCCAGGCTGCGGCCGGCTCCGATGAGCCGCTGTTCAACCACGTGTCCAGCCCGGATACCTACGCGGACGGCGTTCCGGAAGGCCCCCAGTGCAATGCTGGCGACCGTTCCTTCACCATCACCTACGCCGAACCGAACCCGGATTGGCAGCTCGTTGTTTCCGGTCAGCTTCCCTCGCACGTGGTAGCCAAGAAGATCGGCATGTCCAAGAAGGAGCTTTTCGAAGCTCTGAAGAACAAGGACTTCGAGACCGCTAAGAAGGCCGCTGAATTCTGGAACAACTGGAATTCGCCCACCCCGGGCCAGCTACCCTCCGCGGAAGATGCCCCGTCCTTCGGTCCCTACACCCTCAAGGAAGGTGGCTGGGAAGCCGGTCAGTACATCACCATGGTTCCCAACCCGGATTGGTGGGGTGAGAAGCCCGGTCTTGATGAGCTCGTGATCCGCTTCATCCCGCCGGAAGGCCAGGTTCAGGCCCTCGCCAACCAGAACGTCAACGTCATTGAGCCGCAGGCCACCAAGGACACCCTTGATGCCCTCAATGGAACCCAGGGCGTGACCGTCCTCGAAGGTAACACCATGATTTGGGAGCACTTCGACTTCAACTTCAAGCCGGGCTCCATCTTCGCCAATGACAAGGGCGGCCTCGCGCTGCGCCAGGCCATGGCCTACTGTATCCCGCGCCAGCAGATCGTTGATTCGCTCATCAAGCCGCTCAACGCTAACGCTGAAGTCCTCAACTCCCGCGAATACTTCCCGGATAACCCCGAGTACAAGGAAGTTGTGGCCGCCTCCTACAACGGCGAATATGACAAGGTCGACATCGAAAAGGCCAAGGCCAAGGTTGCTGAATCCGGTATCGCCAACCCGGTGGTCCGCATTGGTTACAACCAGCCCAACCAGCGCCGTTCCGATGAGGTTGCTCTCGTGACCTCCTCCTGCGCCCAGGCCGGCATCACCGTCCAGGACGTCGGGGCCCAGGGCTTCATGGCCCCGGGTGGCGGCTATGAGAGCGGCGACTTCGATATGGTGCTCTTCGCCTGGTCCGGCTCCGGCCAGATCGTTTCCGGCGCGAATATCTACAAGTCCAACGGTGGCCAGAACCAGACCGGTTACAACAACGCCACTGTTGACACCGAATGGGACAAGGTTTCCTCCAGCCTGGATCCGAAGGTCCAGAAGGAAGCCAAGAAGGTGATTGAGAAGGAACTGTGGAATGACCTCTTCGGTATCCCGCTCTTCACCCACCCGGGCATCGCGGCGTACACCACCGGTATGGAGAACGTTGAGCGCAACGTCACCCAGTCCGGTATCGCCTGGAATGCCGAAAAGTGGAGCTGGGGCTCCGCACCCGCCAAGGCTGAGTAA
- a CDS encoding ABC transporter ATP-binding protein: MRLGKRAATTHDKAASAATATLKADQPVVTPHPKTDKPVLGFGELDVKFATEFGAVHAVRGVSIDVRPGEVVGLVGESGSGKSVTSTTALGLLPSNAVISGSVQVAGREVRGMTSRGMRALRGAEVGMVFQEPMTALNPVLTIGRQMTEGLETHGLAFGEDARNRAVAMLKAVGLPDAEERMNQYPHQLSGGQRQRVVIAIALIANPSVIIADEPTTALDVTVQADILDLLRSLKDQLNTGILLITHSMGVIADMADRVHVMFKGEIVESGDVVQVLNHPKHPYTRRLLEAVPHLGQGREQFGFSLEKEASIDLNKKVLEAKDLVIEYEIPGKEPFRAVDHVSLDVAEREIVGLVGESGSGKSTIGKCVLGLIPAASGEVKIFGEDLVGASRKHAQELRQHVGVVFQDPAASLDPRFPVGDCIMEPLDVHKVGTKAERRQRVYDLLDAVRLPRSSFNRYPHELSGGQRQRVCIARALALRPKLLIADEPTSALDVSVQAQVLTMLSELQDDMGFACLFISHDLAVVDMLSHRVVVLQNGKVVEAGQREDVLHNPQEAYTQRLLAAAPVPEPIEQRRRREERHALLRKQGREVSRLRLNENDDAAN, from the coding sequence ATGCGTCTCGGAAAACGCGCTGCAACAACGCACGATAAAGCTGCCTCCGCGGCCACGGCCACGCTGAAGGCCGACCAGCCCGTCGTCACCCCGCACCCGAAAACCGATAAGCCGGTGCTCGGCTTCGGTGAACTGGACGTCAAATTCGCGACCGAATTCGGCGCGGTTCACGCCGTGCGCGGCGTGAGTATCGATGTGCGCCCGGGTGAAGTGGTGGGCCTGGTGGGCGAATCCGGTTCCGGCAAATCCGTCACCTCCACCACGGCCCTCGGCCTGCTCCCTTCCAATGCTGTTATTAGCGGAAGCGTGCAGGTGGCCGGGCGGGAAGTGCGCGGGATGACCTCGCGGGGCATGCGTGCCCTGCGCGGCGCTGAAGTGGGCATGGTGTTCCAGGAACCCATGACCGCGCTCAACCCGGTGCTCACCATTGGCCGCCAGATGACGGAAGGTCTGGAAACCCACGGGCTCGCCTTCGGGGAAGATGCCCGCAATCGCGCGGTTGCCATGCTCAAGGCGGTGGGGCTTCCCGATGCCGAAGAGCGCATGAACCAGTACCCGCACCAGCTTTCCGGCGGGCAGCGCCAGCGCGTGGTTATCGCGATCGCGCTCATCGCCAACCCCTCCGTTATTATCGCGGACGAACCGACCACCGCCCTCGATGTCACGGTGCAGGCCGATATTCTCGACCTGCTCCGCTCCCTCAAGGACCAGCTCAATACCGGCATCCTGCTTATCACCCACTCCATGGGTGTTATCGCGGATATGGCCGACCGGGTCCATGTGATGTTCAAGGGTGAGATTGTGGAATCGGGCGACGTCGTTCAGGTTCTTAACCACCCCAAGCACCCGTATACGCGCCGGCTACTGGAAGCCGTGCCGCATCTGGGCCAGGGCCGCGAGCAATTCGGTTTCTCCCTCGAAAAGGAAGCTTCTATCGACCTCAATAAGAAGGTGCTGGAAGCTAAGGATCTCGTTATCGAATACGAGATTCCCGGCAAGGAGCCTTTCCGCGCGGTTGATCACGTGTCCTTGGATGTTGCCGAGCGTGAAATTGTGGGCCTCGTGGGCGAATCCGGTTCCGGTAAATCTACTATCGGCAAGTGCGTGCTCGGGCTCATCCCTGCCGCCTCCGGTGAGGTGAAGATCTTCGGTGAGGACCTCGTGGGCGCTTCGCGTAAGCACGCCCAGGAGCTGCGCCAGCACGTGGGTGTGGTCTTCCAGGATCCGGCCGCGTCCCTCGACCCGCGTTTCCCGGTGGGCGATTGCATTATGGAACCGCTCGATGTCCATAAGGTCGGCACCAAGGCGGAACGCCGCCAGCGGGTGTACGACCTGCTCGATGCGGTGCGCTTGCCGCGTTCCTCCTTCAACCGCTACCCGCATGAGCTGTCCGGCGGGCAGCGCCAGCGCGTGTGCATCGCCCGCGCCCTGGCCCTGCGCCCCAAGCTCCTCATCGCGGACGAACCGACCTCCGCGCTGGACGTGTCCGTCCAGGCCCAGGTCCTCACCATGCTCTCCGAACTCCAGGATGACATGGGCTTCGCCTGCCTCTTCATTTCGCACGATCTCGCGGTGGTCGATATGCTCTCGCACCGCGTGGTGGTGCTGCAAAATGGCAAGGTCGTGGAAGCGGGCCAGCGCGAGGACGTCCTCCACAACCCGCAGGAAGCCTACACTCAGCGCCTCCTGGCCGCCGCTCCGGTTCCCGAACCGATTGAGCAGCGCCGCCGCCGCGAAGAACGCCACGCGCTGCTGCGTAAGCAGGGCCGTGAAGTCTCGCGTTTGCGTTTGAATGAGAACGACGACGCCGCCAACTAG